The genomic DNA GGAAATGTTGCAGGGGTAATGTCTGTCCATGTAGTTCCGTCGTCTTCGGAAATGTATACTCCGGGGTCTTGAGTATAAGTATAGTTACTGTTTGTCTTCGGCTGGTATCCGTCCTGAGACAGAACTGCAATTACCTTGCCCAATGATGTTACAGCAACATCTGTCCAGTAATGCTCGTTAGCGCCTCCTATGGCTGTATTCCATGTATTGAATCCGTTACTTGATCTGTAAATATATCCACCGTTTGTAGCGACATAAACTGTTCCTGTTACAGGGTTTACTGCTATTTTTGAAATAAAATCAAAGTAGCTGTCCCATGAATTATTTTTGCCTGCGGATTCTACTAAAGACCATGAATTCCCGTTATCAGTGGATTTATAGAGGCCTGATCCGTAAAAATATGCCTGAAAGCTTCTGTCAGATGCGGAATTGCCTCTAAATTCTCCTGCTCCGTAGTACCAGACGTTTGTGTGACCTGGCCTCGGGTCCTGTGCAAGTGCTGTTACGCTTAACTGCTGATTAGGATTACTTTTTAAAGACCACGTACTTCCGCCATCAGTGGATTTCCATATACCTCCTGAAACGCCGCCTGCAATAATGGTCTGGTCATTGCTTACGTCTACAGCAAGGGCACGGGTTCTGCCGCCAATATCAAGAGGCCCTGCGTTCTGCCATGTGTAAGATTGAAGAACACTCCCTTTAAGAAGCATCTGCCC from bacterium includes the following:
- a CDS encoding exo-alpha-sialidase, whose amino-acid sequence is MKKYLLFVPIVLLLAALSVKQILTRPAPKHIHKIISTSSPRASVQSRKARMEYFWELLRDPATNRIPKNIREKELEFAKTLPKSGQMLLKGSVLQSYTWQNAGPLDIGGRTRALAVDVSNDQTIIAGGVSGGIWKSTDGGSTWSLKSNPNQQLSVTALAQDPRPGHTNVWYYGAGEFRGNSASDRSFQAYFYGSGLYKSTDNGNSWSLVESAGKNNSWDSYFDFISKIAVNPVTGTVYVATNGGYIYRSSNGFNTWNTAIGGANEHYWTDVAVTSLGKVIAVLSQDGYQPKTNSNYTYTQDPGVYISEDDGTTWTDITPATFP